A window from Dehalobacter sp. DCA encodes these proteins:
- the gatB gene encoding Asp-tRNA(Asn)/Glu-tRNA(Gln) amidotransferase subunit GatB, which yields MSFIDKYEMVCGVETHVEMATKTKIFCGCSTEFGGEQNTHVCPVCLGLPGVLPVLNKEVVNLAIKAGLALNCEIAEFSKFDRKNYFYPDLTKNYQTSQYDLPICKNGWLDVMVNETNKRIGITRAHMEEDAGKLVHNGETIMTSSSSGVDYNRTGVPLLEIVSEPDMRSIDEVLAYLEQLVQIMDYAGISDCKLEQGSVRFDINVSLRLKGTEPFGTRTETKNLNSFSSVRRCLEYETDRQAEALDDGEKIIQETRTWDEGRGMTLSLRSKEEAHDYRYFPEPDLMPLVIDRDWVEGIRASLPELPAAKKARLQSRGLSEYDAGVITASKAMAVFFDQALAKIDDAKLLANWVMGDLSGLLKTNGRSFEDSPVSPEQLAGMLTLIKKGDISGKIGKNVLEEIYNTGKDPETIIKEKGLVQISDEGELEIIVGGILAANEKSVADYQAGKESALGFLVGQVMKATKGQANPGLVNKLLKEKLVQ from the coding sequence ATGTCTTTTATTGATAAATATGAAATGGTTTGCGGCGTGGAAACCCACGTTGAGATGGCTACGAAAACCAAGATCTTCTGCGGCTGTTCGACAGAGTTCGGAGGAGAACAGAATACACACGTTTGTCCTGTGTGTCTAGGGCTGCCGGGCGTCCTGCCGGTATTGAATAAAGAAGTCGTCAATCTCGCGATCAAGGCGGGTCTTGCTTTGAACTGCGAGATCGCCGAATTCTCCAAATTTGACCGTAAGAACTATTTCTACCCGGACCTAACGAAGAATTACCAGACATCTCAGTATGACCTGCCGATCTGCAAAAACGGCTGGCTCGATGTCATGGTGAATGAGACAAATAAACGTATCGGCATCACGAGAGCCCATATGGAAGAGGATGCCGGGAAACTGGTGCACAACGGGGAGACTATTATGACGTCCAGCAGCTCCGGGGTTGATTATAACCGGACGGGGGTACCGCTTCTGGAAATTGTCTCGGAACCGGATATGCGCTCGATAGATGAAGTTCTGGCTTACCTGGAACAGCTGGTCCAGATCATGGATTATGCCGGAATTTCCGACTGCAAACTCGAACAGGGTTCCGTCCGTTTTGATATCAATGTCTCACTTCGCCTCAAAGGAACCGAACCATTCGGCACGCGGACCGAAACCAAGAATCTGAACTCTTTCAGCTCAGTCCGCCGCTGTCTAGAATACGAAACCGACCGTCAGGCCGAAGCCCTTGACGACGGCGAAAAAATTATCCAGGAAACGAGAACCTGGGACGAAGGCAGAGGGATGACGTTGTCTCTCCGATCCAAGGAAGAGGCCCACGACTACCGCTATTTTCCGGAGCCGGATCTGATGCCGCTCGTGATCGACCGGGACTGGGTCGAGGGAATCAGAGCTTCCTTGCCGGAGCTGCCTGCCGCTAAAAAAGCAAGACTGCAGTCCCGTGGCCTATCGGAATACGACGCAGGGGTCATTACCGCATCTAAAGCAATGGCCGTATTCTTTGATCAGGCACTCGCCAAGATCGATGACGCAAAACTCCTTGCCAACTGGGTCATGGGAGATTTAAGCGGCCTGCTGAAAACTAACGGACGCTCTTTTGAAGATTCGCCCGTTTCTCCAGAACAGCTGGCAGGGATGCTGACGCTGATCAAGAAAGGCGATATCAGCGGCAAGATCGGCAAAAATGTGCTCGAAGAAATTTATAACACCGGTAAAGATCCGGAGACGATCATAAAAGAGAAAGGACTTGTTCAGATCAGCGATGAAGGTGAACTTGAAATAATTGTGGGCGGCATTCTTGCTGCCAATGAAAAGTCCGTCGCTGATTACCAAGCCGGCAAAGAGAGCGCACTTGGATTTTTAGTCGGTCAAGTCATGAAAGCAACCAAAGGGCAGGCTAATCCAGGTTTGGTCAATAAACTGCTGAAAGAAAAACTGGTGCAGTAA
- the gatA gene encoding Asp-tRNA(Asn)/Glu-tRNA(Gln) amidotransferase subunit GatA, with translation MTMFKSLEELHNRLVKKEISCVELTRSFIDHIDSVDSQVKAFLTVTADSALIKAAEVDKKIAGGESLGPLEGLPMAMKDNMCTEGIPTTCGSRILENFNPPYDAAVTERLKAAGAVLLGKLNMDEFAMGSSTENSGYHPTANPWDLESVPGGSSGGSAACVAAREVPFALGSDTGGSIRQPAAFCGVVGLKPTYGAVSRYGLVAFASSLDQIGPLTTNVRDNALVLNAIAGHDPKDSTSVPFVKPDYTQFLENNVKGLKIGIPDEYFASGLNSDVAEVIQKAIRTFESLGAEIERCSLPHTEFAMPAYYIIAPAECSSNLARYDGVRYGYRAEADDMIEMFKKTREKGFGQEVKRRIMLGTYALSSGYYDAYYLKAQKVRTLIKQDFDRAFEKYDVLLSPTAPTTAYKIGEKSDPLAMYMGDVYTIPVNLAGLPAISVPAGFVDGMPVGMQLISKHFEEGTLYKAAYAFEQNTAYHHQAPALLKEVR, from the coding sequence ATGACAATGTTTAAGTCACTTGAAGAACTACATAACAGGCTCGTAAAGAAAGAGATCAGCTGCGTGGAATTGACCAGATCTTTCATTGATCATATTGATAGTGTGGATTCCCAGGTTAAAGCGTTTCTGACGGTTACCGCAGATTCGGCGCTGATAAAGGCAGCAGAAGTCGATAAGAAGATTGCCGGCGGGGAAAGCCTTGGACCGCTCGAAGGGCTGCCAATGGCCATGAAAGATAATATGTGTACAGAAGGAATCCCGACGACCTGCGGTTCCCGGATTCTAGAGAATTTCAATCCGCCTTATGACGCCGCGGTGACCGAACGGCTGAAAGCGGCTGGAGCCGTGCTGCTCGGCAAACTGAATATGGATGAATTTGCGATGGGATCGTCTACCGAAAATTCCGGTTACCATCCGACGGCGAACCCGTGGGATCTGGAAAGCGTTCCGGGTGGTTCTTCCGGGGGGTCGGCGGCCTGCGTCGCGGCAAGAGAAGTACCGTTTGCGCTCGGTTCGGATACTGGCGGTTCCATTCGCCAGCCTGCAGCCTTCTGCGGAGTCGTTGGCCTGAAGCCTACCTACGGCGCTGTGTCACGCTACGGCCTTGTGGCCTTTGCTTCTTCGCTCGACCAGATCGGACCGCTAACGACGAACGTCAGGGATAATGCCCTGGTCCTGAATGCGATTGCCGGCCATGATCCGAAAGATTCGACTTCAGTACCGTTCGTTAAGCCAGATTATACCCAGTTTTTAGAAAATAATGTAAAAGGCCTCAAAATTGGGATTCCCGATGAATATTTCGCTTCCGGTCTGAACTCGGATGTTGCTGAAGTTATACAAAAGGCGATCCGGACTTTTGAAAGCCTGGGGGCGGAGATCGAGCGCTGTTCACTACCGCATACGGAATTTGCAATGCCGGCTTACTATATTATTGCTCCGGCTGAATGCAGCTCTAACCTGGCCCGCTACGACGGAGTGCGCTATGGTTACCGTGCGGAAGCTGACGATATGATTGAGATGTTTAAAAAGACCAGGGAAAAAGGCTTTGGTCAGGAAGTCAAGCGCCGGATCATGCTCGGGACCTATGCCCTGAGCTCGGGTTATTACGACGCCTATTACCTGAAAGCCCAGAAAGTGCGGACGCTGATCAAACAGGACTTCGACCGCGCTTTTGAAAAATATGATGTGCTATTGTCTCCGACGGCACCTACTACTGCGTATAAGATCGGCGAAAAATCAGATCCATTGGCGATGTATATGGGAGATGTCTATACGATCCCGGTTAATCTGGCCGGTTTGCCGGCCATCTCAGTGCCGGCGGGATTTGTTGATGGCATGCCGGTCGGGATGCAGCTTATCAGCAAGCACTTTGAAGAAGGTACGCTGTACAAAGCCGCTTATGCGTTTGAACAAAATACCGCGTATCATCATCAGGCGCCTGCACTGCTCAAGGAGGTGCGCTAG
- the gatC gene encoding Asp-tRNA(Asn)/Glu-tRNA(Gln) amidotransferase subunit GatC, whose protein sequence is MKLSREEVEHVALLARLQLSEEEVELYTEQLNSILGYAEMLQKLNTDQVSPTAHAVQLVNILREDEVRPSMSRDKILMNAPDEEDGFFRVPKIV, encoded by the coding sequence ATGAAACTATCTAGAGAAGAAGTGGAACACGTTGCTCTTCTGGCCAGGCTGCAGCTTTCAGAAGAGGAAGTGGAATTATATACGGAGCAGCTGAATTCGATCCTCGGGTATGCCGAAATGCTCCAAAAGCTCAACACGGATCAGGTCTCTCCGACCGCGCATGCTGTGCAGCTTGTTAATATCTTGCGGGAAGATGAAGTAAGACCTTCAATGAGCCGGGATAAAATCTTAATGAATGCACCTGACGAAGAGGACGGGTTCTTCCGGGTTCCCAAAATCGTCTAG
- the ligA gene encoding NAD-dependent DNA ligase LigA codes for MDQNKRLVELKNMIEKANYHYYGLDDPILTDAEYDLYLRELIEIEHQHPDWVTLDSPSQRVGGFVASQFPKVRHPEPMLSLDNAFNAEELMDFDRRVRSVAPDAEYVVELKIDGLTVALTYQEGILRRGATRGDGEVGEEITANVRTIRAVPLRLYNADNGEFKGSVDVRGEGYMPKESFLQLNTEREEEGLSLFANPRNAAAGSLRQQDSRITAQRKLGYFAYQLIQAEQMGISTQTGVLEALNRSGFNVNPNYQLFSTMEQVIAYCSRMTDERHGFPYEIDGLVIKVNSFSQQRELGYTAKSPRWATAYKFPAEQVETQVKDIEINVGRTGVLTPTAVLKDVFVAGSTVGRATLHNLDNIRDKDIRIGDYVLIHKAGDVIPEIIKSLPGKRTGQEMVFAMPANCPSCGSPVYRLEGEAAHRCQNISCPSRQREALIHFVSRDAMNIEGLGPAVVSQLLDAGLVKDASDLYYLQYEDLVRLERMADKSASNLLASIKKSTERGLASLIFAMGIRHVGVKVGKILAARYRSMEALENATEEELREIGDIGGIMAKSIVSFFSDPANREFLNRLKAARVTMIAANTSVSQILAGKSIVVTGTLQSWERREIEDLIEHLGGKTSSSVSKKTSLVLVGENPGSKYNKARELGIPVYTEGEFKALINAEA; via the coding sequence ATGGATCAAAATAAACGTTTGGTCGAACTCAAGAATATGATCGAAAAGGCCAATTATCATTATTACGGCTTGGATGACCCCATTCTTACGGATGCCGAATATGACCTTTACTTAAGGGAACTCATCGAGATCGAACATCAACACCCGGACTGGGTTACGCTTGATTCTCCTTCCCAGCGGGTCGGGGGTTTTGTCGCATCCCAGTTTCCAAAGGTCCGGCATCCGGAACCGATGCTGAGTCTTGATAACGCTTTCAATGCTGAGGAATTGATGGACTTTGACCGTCGGGTGCGCAGTGTAGCACCCGATGCGGAATATGTTGTAGAATTGAAGATTGACGGGTTGACGGTAGCTTTAACTTACCAGGAAGGTATTTTGCGGCGGGGGGCAACCCGCGGGGACGGGGAAGTGGGGGAAGAGATCACAGCCAATGTCCGGACCATCAGAGCCGTGCCGCTTCGGCTGTATAACGCAGATAACGGGGAGTTCAAAGGTTCTGTGGATGTCCGTGGTGAAGGATATATGCCGAAGGAGTCCTTCCTCCAGCTGAATACAGAACGGGAAGAAGAGGGACTTTCCCTGTTCGCAAACCCGAGAAATGCGGCAGCCGGTTCTCTGCGTCAGCAGGATTCCAGGATCACGGCGCAGCGAAAACTGGGATATTTTGCGTATCAGCTGATTCAGGCCGAACAGATGGGGATCAGTACCCAGACCGGAGTGCTGGAAGCTTTGAACAGGTCTGGATTTAATGTCAATCCGAACTATCAGCTGTTTTCAACCATGGAGCAAGTGATTGCGTACTGCAGCCGGATGACGGACGAACGGCACGGTTTCCCTTATGAGATCGATGGCCTGGTCATTAAGGTGAATAGCTTTTCTCAGCAGCGCGAGCTCGGCTATACGGCCAAAAGCCCGCGCTGGGCGACTGCTTATAAATTCCCGGCCGAACAGGTCGAGACCCAGGTGAAGGATATTGAGATCAATGTGGGCCGGACAGGAGTGCTCACCCCGACTGCGGTTCTTAAGGACGTATTTGTAGCCGGTTCTACTGTAGGGAGGGCCACGCTGCATAATCTGGACAATATCCGGGACAAGGACATCCGGATCGGCGATTACGTATTAATTCATAAGGCCGGAGATGTGATCCCTGAAATCATCAAATCGCTGCCAGGGAAACGCACCGGCCAGGAAATGGTGTTTGCAATGCCTGCCAACTGCCCGTCCTGCGGCAGCCCAGTTTACCGACTGGAAGGAGAGGCCGCCCACCGCTGCCAGAATATCTCCTGCCCGTCGCGCCAGAGAGAAGCCCTGATCCATTTTGTGTCCAGGGACGCGATGAATATTGAAGGTCTCGGGCCCGCTGTGGTCAGCCAGCTGCTGGATGCCGGGCTTGTCAAAGACGCCTCCGATTTATATTATCTTCAGTACGAAGACCTTGTTCGATTAGAGCGGATGGCCGATAAATCAGCCAGCAACCTGCTTGCTTCGATCAAAAAAAGCACAGAGCGCGGCCTGGCTTCATTGATTTTTGCGATGGGTATCCGGCATGTCGGGGTCAAAGTCGGCAAGATCCTGGCCGCAAGGTACCGAAGCATGGAAGCTCTGGAAAATGCGACCGAGGAAGAACTCCGGGAAATCGGCGATATCGGTGGCATCATGGCCAAAAGTATTGTGAGTTTCTTCAGCGACCCTGCAAACCGCGAATTTCTGAATCGGCTGAAGGCGGCCAGGGTCACGATGATCGCTGCGAATACGTCTGTTTCCCAGATCCTTGCCGGGAAGAGTATTGTGGTGACTGGGACGCTTCAATCGTGGGAACGACGCGAGATCGAAGACCTGATTGAACATCTCGGCGGTAAGACTTCGTCAAGTGTAAGCAAAAAAACATCCCTGGTTCTCGTCGGTGAGAACCCCGGTTCAAAGTATAATAAAGCCAGGGAACTCGGAATCCCCGTTTATACCGAAGGTGAATTCAAGGCGTTGATTAATGCCGAAGCATAA
- the pcrA gene encoding DNA helicase PcrA — MYYLKDLNPVQREAVESGDGPLLILAGAGSGKTRVLTYRIAHLVAKGVNPWNILAITFTNKAAKEMRDRVLALVGSEGEGLWVATFHSTCVRILRREINALPGYSRSFVIYDAGDQLTVLKECLKELNLDDKKFAPRAVLATISDAKNKLLGPDAFAAEARDFFTEKAAAAYRLYQRKLYSNNALDFDDIIMLTVRIFREDPDVLSYYQEKFRYILVDEYQDTNHAQYILIKQLAARYRNLCVVGDDDQSVYGWRGADIQNILDFERDYPEAKVLKLEQNYRSTQKILRAANEVVSNNYNRKGKSLWTENTEGEEIVLFKATDEHDEARFVTGKIRDLADTEGRRYNDFAILYRTNAQSRVLEEHFMKESIPYKIYSGVKFYERLEIKDILAYLRLLNNPADRVSFARVINVPKRGIGKVSLDKILEYAEEQGMPVLDALAEVAYIPGLQTKGVGTLTNFHELMLGFRQEAQKGVPLTELTEKIIRDTGYMASLRAENTVEAESRIENLNEFLSVTAEYDNNLQDYLEDPDLETDQNMLILGGFLEQVSLVAEIDSFDEAEDAVKLMTMHSAKGLEFPVVFAVGMEDGIFPSSRSLLEQVLLEEERRLCYVTITRAREKLFLSTTEQRMVYGHIQSSVPSRFLKEIPEELLTEEASRREILGRGFGLSSQTRKYAGGDAASTASNSFAGRKSWKDSGASVVSSDPGSFLVGDKVGHPKFGHGIVMSVKGEGNSAEITVVFSGEVKKLIAEYARLSKI; from the coding sequence ATGTATTATCTTAAGGACCTGAACCCTGTCCAACGGGAAGCAGTTGAAAGTGGAGACGGTCCTCTTCTTATTTTAGCCGGGGCCGGTTCAGGCAAGACAAGAGTATTAACTTACAGGATCGCGCATCTGGTGGCCAAAGGCGTTAATCCCTGGAACATCCTGGCGATTACGTTTACCAATAAGGCTGCCAAGGAGATGAGAGACCGCGTTCTTGCGCTGGTAGGCAGTGAGGGTGAGGGGCTCTGGGTAGCGACCTTTCATTCTACCTGCGTGCGGATCTTAAGGCGGGAAATCAATGCCCTGCCGGGATATTCCCGGAGCTTTGTGATCTACGATGCCGGGGACCAGCTGACGGTGCTTAAAGAGTGTCTGAAGGAACTGAATCTTGATGATAAAAAATTTGCGCCGCGGGCTGTTTTAGCGACGATCAGCGATGCCAAGAATAAGCTTTTAGGGCCGGATGCTTTTGCTGCGGAGGCCAGAGATTTCTTTACCGAAAAAGCGGCCGCGGCCTACCGTCTGTACCAGAGAAAGCTCTATAGCAATAATGCCTTAGATTTCGATGATATCATCATGCTGACAGTGAGAATATTCAGGGAGGACCCGGATGTCTTAAGCTACTATCAGGAAAAATTCCGTTACATCCTCGTCGATGAGTATCAGGATACCAATCATGCTCAGTATATTCTGATCAAGCAGCTTGCTGCACGCTATCGCAACCTTTGCGTCGTCGGGGACGACGACCAGTCCGTTTACGGCTGGAGAGGTGCAGATATCCAGAATATCCTGGATTTTGAAAGAGACTACCCGGAAGCCAAAGTGTTGAAGCTGGAACAGAATTACCGTTCGACGCAGAAGATTCTGCGGGCGGCCAACGAAGTCGTCAGCAATAATTATAATCGCAAAGGGAAATCTCTCTGGACAGAAAATACGGAAGGAGAGGAAATTGTTCTCTTTAAAGCGACAGATGAGCATGACGAAGCCCGCTTTGTGACTGGGAAAATCCGTGATCTGGCTGATACAGAAGGCAGACGGTATAACGATTTTGCGATCCTGTACCGCACGAATGCCCAGTCCCGGGTGCTGGAAGAACACTTCATGAAGGAAAGCATACCCTACAAAATATATTCCGGGGTTAAGTTCTATGAACGCCTCGAAATCAAGGATATCCTGGCCTATTTGCGGCTGCTGAACAATCCTGCCGACCGTGTCAGCTTCGCCAGGGTCATTAATGTGCCCAAAAGAGGTATTGGAAAAGTCAGCCTGGATAAAATATTGGAGTACGCTGAGGAACAGGGCATGCCGGTTCTGGATGCGCTGGCTGAAGTGGCATATATTCCCGGTCTCCAGACCAAAGGCGTTGGCACACTAACGAATTTCCATGAACTGATGCTTGGATTCCGTCAAGAAGCTCAAAAGGGTGTGCCGCTGACCGAGTTGACGGAGAAGATCATAAGGGATACAGGATACATGGCCTCTCTCCGAGCGGAAAATACGGTGGAGGCTGAATCCCGGATAGAAAACCTTAATGAATTCCTTTCCGTAACAGCCGAGTACGACAACAACCTTCAGGACTACCTTGAGGATCCTGATCTGGAGACTGACCAGAATATGCTTATTCTGGGAGGATTCCTCGAACAGGTTTCTCTGGTCGCTGAAATTGACAGTTTTGATGAAGCGGAAGACGCCGTAAAGTTGATGACCATGCACAGCGCCAAAGGATTGGAATTCCCAGTTGTATTTGCAGTCGGAATGGAAGATGGGATCTTCCCGAGCAGCAGAAGCCTTTTGGAACAGGTTCTGCTCGAGGAAGAACGACGGCTGTGCTATGTTACGATCACCCGGGCTAGAGAAAAGCTTTTCCTGAGCACGACGGAACAAAGGATGGTCTATGGGCATATTCAGAGCAGTGTGCCTTCGCGATTCCTAAAAGAAATACCCGAGGAGCTTCTGACAGAGGAGGCTTCCCGTCGTGAAATTCTTGGCAGGGGATTCGGTCTTTCTTCCCAAACCAGGAAATATGCCGGTGGTGATGCTGCTTCCACTGCAAGCAATTCCTTTGCCGGACGTAAAAGCTGGAAGGACAGTGGAGCGTCCGTTGTCAGCTCCGATCCCGGGAGCTTTCTGGTCGGTGACAAAGTCGGGCACCCCAAATTCGGCCACGGCATTGTAATGTCCGTAAAAGGTGAAGGGAACAGTGCCGAGATCACGGTTGTTTTCAGCGGTGAAGTTAAGAAACTGATTGCTGAGTATGCCCGATTGTCAAAGATCTAA
- a CDS encoding MazG-like family protein, giving the protein MNEKVMKTITLPRLNRLNPSLESTALKIMEESGELAQAIGKFRGLNGEALRVEEAEAMQMVAKELMDVAQTAVTMMFVLEEHYGIDLNEVLTSHLSKLKNKGYCD; this is encoded by the coding sequence ATGAACGAAAAAGTAATGAAGACCATCACATTGCCGCGTTTGAACAGGCTGAACCCTTCCCTCGAAAGTACTGCGTTAAAGATCATGGAAGAATCTGGAGAACTTGCTCAGGCGATCGGCAAGTTCCGTGGCTTAAACGGAGAGGCGCTGCGGGTAGAAGAGGCAGAAGCGATGCAGATGGTCGCCAAGGAGCTGATGGATGTTGCTCAGACTGCGGTCACCATGATGTTCGTTCTGGAAGAGCATTACGGGATTGATCTCAATGAGGTTCTGACATCGCATCTCAGCAAACTGAAAAATAAAGGATATTGCGATTAA
- the hisIE gene encoding bifunctional phosphoribosyl-AMP cyclohydrolase/phosphoribosyl-ATP diphosphatase HisIE, giving the protein MNSRFESGSIDISKAVQAVKWDEKGLVPAIAQDAESGEVLMLAYMNQEALKKTLTEGKACYFSRSRNQLWVKGETSGHYQEVIDIRFDCDRDTILLKVKQSGMACHENYYSCFHYLPGSETCCGEPGTKPPVSLGRTLEMLAEVIKQRNIERPEGAYTTYLFTKGIDKILKKVGEECAEVIIAAKNDSLSEIRYEASDLLYHLLVMLEDRNVPLSEIAEELNSRRK; this is encoded by the coding sequence ATGAACAGTAGATTTGAGTCAGGGAGCATCGATATTTCCAAAGCCGTACAGGCTGTGAAGTGGGATGAAAAAGGTCTTGTTCCGGCCATTGCCCAGGATGCTGAAAGCGGTGAAGTACTGATGCTCGCCTACATGAATCAGGAAGCGCTGAAAAAAACCCTGACTGAAGGCAAAGCGTGTTATTTCAGCCGCAGCAGAAATCAGCTCTGGGTCAAGGGGGAGACATCAGGTCATTACCAGGAAGTGATTGATATCCGGTTTGACTGTGACCGGGATACGATTCTTCTGAAGGTGAAACAAAGTGGAATGGCCTGTCATGAAAACTATTACTCCTGTTTTCACTATCTGCCAGGCTCTGAAACGTGCTGCGGCGAACCGGGTACCAAACCTCCTGTCTCTTTGGGCAGGACTTTGGAAATGCTCGCCGAAGTTATCAAGCAGAGAAATATCGAGAGGCCGGAAGGTGCCTATACAACCTATCTCTTTACCAAAGGGATCGACAAGATCCTAAAAAAAGTCGGGGAGGAGTGCGCGGAAGTTATCATTGCCGCCAAAAACGATTCGTTGAGTGAGATCCGTTATGAAGCTTCCGATCTGTTGTACCACCTGCTTGTCATGCTGGAAGACAGAAACGTACCTCTATCTGAGATTGCCGAAGAGCTCAATTCAAGAAGAAAATAA
- the hisF gene encoding imidazole glycerol phosphate synthase subunit HisF: MLAKRIIPCLDVHDGRVVKGTNFIHLRDAGDPVELASLYDCEGADELVFLDISASAEGRETMVDVVRRTAEKVFIPFTIGGGLRTIEDIRRMLRAGADKISLNTAAVQNPELIEQGALAFGSQCIVVAIDARKVGEGRWEVYTHGGRKPTGIDVLEWARKVEELGAGEILLTSMDRDGTKEGYDNELNRTVGRAVSIPLIASGGVGTLEHMAEGLTEGEADAVLAASIFHYREYSIKETKDYLAGKGIPVRR; this comes from the coding sequence ATGCTTGCCAAACGAATCATACCCTGCCTCGATGTTCATGACGGCCGGGTAGTTAAAGGGACTAATTTTATTCATCTGCGGGATGCGGGAGACCCTGTGGAACTTGCCTCGCTGTATGACTGCGAAGGTGCCGATGAGCTTGTCTTCCTGGATATTTCGGCTTCTGCCGAAGGACGGGAAACGATGGTCGATGTCGTCCGAAGAACTGCTGAGAAAGTGTTTATTCCGTTTACCATTGGCGGGGGCTTAAGAACCATTGAGGATATCCGAAGAATGCTGCGGGCTGGAGCAGATAAAATCTCCTTAAATACGGCTGCAGTTCAAAATCCGGAGTTAATCGAACAAGGGGCTCTCGCCTTCGGCAGCCAGTGCATTGTTGTCGCAATCGATGCCCGCAAAGTCGGAGAGGGCCGTTGGGAAGTATACACGCACGGAGGCCGCAAACCGACCGGGATCGATGTTCTGGAATGGGCCAGGAAAGTTGAAGAACTTGGGGCGGGTGAAATCCTGCTGACTTCGATGGACCGTGACGGAACCAAAGAGGGCTATGACAACGAACTGAACCGGACCGTTGGTAGAGCGGTATCTATTCCGTTAATTGCGAGCGGCGGGGTCGGAACACTCGAACATATGGCTGAAGGTCTGACAGAGGGAGAAGCAGACGCTGTACTTGCTGCGTCCATTTTCCATTACAGGGAATACAGCATTAAAGAGACGAAAGATTATCTGGCAGGAAAAGGCATACCCGTTCGAAGATAA
- the hisA gene encoding 1-(5-phosphoribosyl)-5-[(5-phosphoribosylamino)methylideneamino]imidazole-4-carboxamide isomerase — translation MIIYPAIDLKDGKVVRLLQGRMEDATVYSDNPAGVAADFMAKGSKVLHIVDLNGAFSGKPVNDEAIRDIVKNVSLKIQVGGGIRTLDRIEELLELGVARIILGTAAVRHPELVMEAVRRYGDQVIVGIDAKDGMVAVQGWAESTDLKAEDLGKAMKQVGVSRIVFTDISRDGMLGGPNIASTVSMAETTGLQVIASGGISALDDLKKLKAEADRGITIEGAIVGKAIYSDAFTLEEALQVIC, via the coding sequence ATGATCATCTATCCGGCAATTGATTTAAAAGATGGCAAAGTTGTCCGTCTCCTGCAGGGCAGAATGGAGGATGCAACCGTATACTCCGACAATCCTGCCGGGGTGGCGGCTGATTTTATGGCTAAGGGATCAAAGGTTCTGCATATCGTCGACCTGAACGGGGCTTTCTCCGGAAAACCCGTGAACGATGAAGCCATTCGGGATATTGTCAAGAATGTTTCATTAAAAATTCAGGTGGGCGGCGGTATCCGGACACTGGACAGAATCGAAGAACTGCTGGAATTAGGCGTAGCCCGGATCATACTCGGGACGGCCGCGGTAAGGCACCCGGAGCTTGTGATGGAGGCTGTCCGTAGGTATGGCGATCAGGTTATTGTCGGCATCGATGCCAAAGACGGTATGGTGGCGGTTCAGGGATGGGCGGAAAGCACCGATCTCAAAGCGGAGGATCTCGGCAAAGCGATGAAGCAAGTCGGCGTGTCCCGGATCGTCTTCACCGACATCTCCCGGGACGGGATGCTTGGCGGCCCGAATATTGCCAGCACCGTCAGTATGGCTGAGACAACCGGCCTGCAAGTGATTGCTTCCGGTGGCATTTCCGCACTGGATGACCTGAAGAAACTGAAAGCGGAGGCTGACCGTGGAATAACGATTGAAGGCGCGATCGTCGGCAAAGCGATCTATTCCGACGCTTTCACCCTGGAAGAGGCCCTGCAGGTTATCTGCTAG
- the hisH gene encoding imidazole glycerol phosphate synthase subunit HisH, translating into MIGIVDYGRGNLRSVEKAFEKLGFSAEIMESPERLTGMDGVILPGVGAFADAMDALAKGGWLDPLKQYVQSGKPFLGICLGMQLLFEIGEEHGEHAGLGFLKGRVVKFPPGLKIPHMGWNTLNVVRPNRLCEDIPNHSYFYFVHSYFAQPADRDCIAGTSEYGLEFPALVGKDNVWGAQFHPEKSSPWGLIMLDNFGKWVKNQ; encoded by the coding sequence ATGATAGGCATAGTAGACTATGGACGCGGAAATCTGCGCAGTGTAGAAAAGGCGTTTGAAAAACTTGGGTTTTCAGCGGAGATCATGGAGTCTCCGGAGAGGCTGACCGGTATGGACGGAGTTATTCTGCCCGGCGTCGGCGCTTTTGCTGACGCTATGGATGCGCTGGCCAAAGGCGGTTGGCTTGACCCTTTAAAACAGTATGTACAAAGCGGCAAACCTTTTCTGGGCATCTGCCTCGGTATGCAGCTGCTTTTTGAGATTGGCGAGGAACATGGAGAACATGCCGGTCTTGGTTTTCTGAAAGGCCGGGTGGTCAAATTTCCGCCGGGTCTAAAGATTCCGCATATGGGCTGGAATACGCTGAATGTTGTCAGACCGAACAGGCTCTGTGAGGATATTCCGAACCATTCTTATTTTTATTTTGTCCACTCTTATTTCGCTCAGCCAGCCGATCGGGACTGTATTGCCGGAACCAGCGAGTATGGACTGGAGTTCCCTGCGCTGGTCGGCAAAGACAATGTCTGGGGTGCGCAGTTCCACCCAGAGAAGTCCAGCCCCTGGGGTCTGATCATGCTCGATAATTTTGGGAAATGGGTGAAAAATCAATGA